From one Acipenser ruthenus chromosome 21, fAciRut3.2 maternal haplotype, whole genome shotgun sequence genomic stretch:
- the LOC117427712 gene encoding cAMP-regulated phosphoprotein 19, with the protein MSNETEGTKTIEEASTEEQREMEDKVVSPEKVEEAKLKARYPHLGSKPGGSDLLRKRLQKGQKYFDSGDYNMAKAKMKNKQLPTATTEKAEVTGDHIPTPQDLPQRKPSLVASKLAG; encoded by the exons ATGTCAAATGAAACTGAAGGAACGAAGACCATCGAAGAGGCATCAACCGAGGAGCAGCGG gaaaTGGAGGACAAAGTGGTCAGCCCTGAAAAGGTAGAAGAAGCCAAGCTGAAAGCTAGATACCCTCATCTTGGTTCAAAGCCGGGTGGCTCTGATCTTTTAAGGAAAAGACTTCAGAAAGgg CAAAAATATTTTGACTCTGGTGACTACAATATGGCTAAGGCCAAGATGAAGAACAAACAGCTGCCGACAGCTACCACTGAGAAAGCTGAGGTCACTGGAGACCACATCCCCACTCCACAAGACTTGCCTCAGAGAAAACCTTCCCTGGTTGCCAGCAAGCTGGCTGGTTGA